The window TTTGAGGCAATTTGGATAAAGCCAGCGCATCAAATTTCCCGTCATCCTCAAGTTCTTTATCTTCTTCTAAGAATGAAATTTGAACTTTCCCTTTAAATTCAGAAGTTGCTTTTCTTTCAGAAATTCTCTGTTTGACATCTTGATATGCTTTGGAAATGATTCCCCGATCATCTGCTCCATAGCTTGAGCTTAAAGTCTCTTCAAAGGATTTTGAAAGTGATTTAAAAATAGAATTGTTAAAATTGATAATATTTGGGAGGCTTCTGAAATTTGTATCTAAATTGTTATTTTGAACATTACCTTTACCCATCTCCTCTTCCACTCGCTCTAAAAGCAATTTCATTTCTCCACCTCTCCATCTATAAATCGATTGCTTCACATCACCTACAAGCAAGTTGGTGTGACCTTGCGCAAGTGAATTTTCCAAAAGTGGTTTGAAACTTGCCCATTGGAATCCTGATGTATCCTGAAACTCATCAATTAGATAGTTTTTATATTGATTACCTACCTTTTCATAGATGAAAGGAGCATCATTCTCTTTAGTTATCTCTTTGAGAAATTCATTTGCATCAGAGATCAGAAGCATATTTTCTTCATCTTTTAAAGTAATAAGCTCCTCGAGCATATTTCTAAAAATTCCAAAAACATAAATATTTTTCCCTATCACTTCCAAGGTATTCCACTTGATTTCTAATGGTCGGAATTGTCCGAGAATCTGACCTAAACCTTGATGATAAGATGCGATGATTGCATCTTTGCTTTTACTCGTTTTAGAAAACCAACCATCTTCTCCAAATGCTAAGTCTTGTTGCAAATCAGATAAACTGGGAATTGGATATTTTCTATCCCCTAACTGATCAAATTTAAGTGCAAAAGATCTCGAAGAACCTGCAAAATCTGTCCAATCTAGACCATTTGCAATTCGAATTTGAGTAGCTTGGTTTTTAAGTTCTAAGGCAATTTTGAGAATATTAGTCTTTCTTTCCTTTATGTAACTTTGAAGTTCGGTGATGTTATTTTTATCCTTCAAAAACTCTCTGATTTCAGGAGCATATTTCTTGAAATCCTCCTGGAATATCTGTCTTCCGAGTTCTTTAATGTTTTTTCTTATATCCCAAGATTTCCCATTTTGGATCTGTTCTACAGCATAATCTACGAGCCATTTGTGCAGAAACTCATCATCCATCACCTGCATCACTACACGATCGACTACTTTTTCTAGAACAGCATCTTGATCTAATTCCACTTCAAATTTGGCATTGAGATCCATCTCTCTAGCAAATGCACGCACTACTTTTTGAAAAAAACTATCAATAGTATTGACAGAAAATCGCGAAAAATCATGCAGGATAGCAGTCAATGTTTGCGAAGCACGAAGTTGAAGCTCTTCAACAGAGAGACCAAGCGCAGCCATGATTTCACTATCCATTTTCTCATTTGGCTTGACATCGATTTTTAGGCGTTTCAGTTCTTTGATGATCCGCTCTTTCATTTCTTGCGTAGCCTTATTGGTAAAAGTTACCGCCAATATTGACCTGAAATTCTCTGGGTTTTTGAGGGCAAGTTTAAGATACTCCATGGTAAGCGTATATGTCTTACCCGAGCCTGCTGAAGATTTGTAAATGATAAAAGGTCTATCTGCCATAATCAAAAATTAAGATAAGCAAAACAAACTTAATTAAGCTAAAGAAAAAAATGAATGACAGTAGATGTCTGAAATAAATAAGCTCTCCAAAACATGAACTTTGGAGAGCTTATTTATTAAATCAACTTCTACAACTCTGTCCTAAATTAAACTGAAGAATTGATTTACTAGCTTAAATCCTTCGCAATATACATTTAATATGTAATAAAAAGCAATTTTTTATATTTAAAATACAAGAATTTTTTTTTCATCAAAGGGATGAACGGTTAAAAAACAGGGATGAAATATATTTTATAATTATATGAATATTTCTATAAAAATTAATTTATTTTTAGTTACTCTTAATTCCAAATTGACTAGAGATTTTGCTAAATCAAATTAAAGCTTCCCAAAGAACTTCTACAGGATGCTTTGCTCTTCTTGAAGTTCCGTCTGCAATTTGGTGCCTGCAGGATGTTCCGGGTGCTACTATTTGTGTTTCTAAGGAAGCCTCTCTCACCGCTGGAAAGAGTACCATCTCTCCTATCTGCATACTCAAATCATAGTGCTCTGACTCGTAGCCAAAAGAACCTGCCATGCCACAACATCCAGAAGGGATTACCTCCACTTGGTAGTTTTCTGGTAAGGATAATAATTTTTGCGTCCATGAAAGGGAAGACATTGCTTTTTGATGACAATGTCCATGAAGTTTGATTTTTTTGGATTCTTTGGTAAAAGATTCTGATTTGATATTTCCAGAAGCTATTTCTCTTCCTATAAATTCGTCAATTAATAAGGTATGGAATTTCAATTTCTTTGCTCCTTCCACAAATTCCTCGGAAACTAACTTTGGATACTCATCTCTAAAACTCAATATTGCTGAAGGTTCAATCCCAACCAAAAGTGAATTACCATCTATAATATTTTGAAAAACATCGACATTTCTATCAGCATGTTTCCTGGCTTTTTCAAGCAATCCTTTAGACAATGCCGATCGACCACTTTCATCATGATCTACCACTTTCACATCATAACCTAGTTTATTTAAAAGCTTAATCGCTACTATGCCTATCTCTGTATCATTATGATTGGTAAATTCATCAATAAATAAATAAAGTGACTTGATTACTTTTTTTGGCTTTGGTAAGTTTTCATAATTCTTATTATACCAATTTCTTAGACTTTGATTTGAAATTTTCGGAAGTTGACGCTTAGGCGCAACACCCAATATAGTTTTCATCAGACCACTTGTCCATGAATTCGTAAGACCGAAATTGGCTAATCCAGAAACTTTCGATCCTAATTCATTGAGTTCATTGATATGAGCAAAAGCCTTTGATCGAAGCGGAGTGCCATGTGTTTTATGGTATTGATACTGAAATTCGGCCTTCATAGATGACATATCTACATTAGAAGGACACTCTGCTGTACAGCCTTTGCATGATAAACATAAATCGAGGGCTTCTTTGATTTCTGAATGATCAAAGGCATTTTCTTTTTTGTCAAGGGTCAGAAATTCTCTTAACACATTTGCTCGACCTCTTGTCGTATCTTTTTCATTACGTGTTGCTTGATAACTTGGACACATTGTACCGCCTGATTCAGGAAGCTTACGACAGTCTCCCGAACCATTACATTTTTCAGCCAATCTCAAAATCCCTCCAGTCTGATCGAAATTGAGTAATGTCTTTAGAATGGGAGTTTCTACATCTGCTTCATAGCGAAGCGAAGTATTCATAGGAGCAGTATCTACAATTTTTCCTGGATTGAAAATATTATCTGGATCCCAAGTGTATTTAATTCGTCTAAAAAGCTGGTAGTTCTCCTCCCCCACCATCAATGGAATAAATGGTGCTCTTACCCTTCCATCCCCATGTTCACCACTCAAAGAGCCATTGTACTTTTTTACTAACTTGGCGACATCCAGAGAAATTTTGTAAAACTCTTCTTGATCGGATTTTTTCTTTAAATCCAAAATGGGTCTTAAATGAATCTCTCCTGCTCCTGCATGTGCATAATGAACAGGCTGCTGCCCATAAGACTCCATCATTTTATCAAATTCATCTATATAATTTGCTAAATCCTCGATATCAACTGCCGTATCTTCTATACATGCCACTGCTTTTGCATCACCTGGAATATTGGCCAAAAGACCCAAACCTGCACTTCTCAAAGCCCATGCTGATTTTGTCATACTAGGTTCTATCACAGGAAAAGCGTAACCTAAAGCCGCTTTTTGAAGATCTAAAATTAACTTTTCTGCTTTAAGTCTAGCTTCTTCTTCTGTTTTTCCGGTAAACTCCACCATCAACAAAGCCAAGGGATCGCCTTCCACAAAGTATCTATTTTTGCTATACTCTATACTTTCTTTGGTGCAGTCCAAAATAATCTTGTCCATCAACTCCACAGCTGTAGCAGGGTGCTTCATTGCAACCTGAGCTGCTTTCATACTTTCATGGATAGAGTTAAAATGTGCCGCAACAACGACTTCTATGGGATCAGGAAGTGGATCTAAAGAAATTTTTATTTCTGTGGTAAATGCTAACGTTCCTTCTGAACCTGCGAGTAGTTTACAAAAATTAAATGGGTCTCCATTTTCTGAAAATATTTCAGAATCCAGTAAATAATCGACTGCATAACCTGTGTTTCGTCTATGAATTGACTTTTTAGGGAAATTATCATTAATCTCTTTCTGTGTTTCTCTTTTCGAAAGTTCTTCCTTAATCTGCTGATATATTTTTCCTTCCAGAGAGTCTAATTGACATTTTTGCTGAAACTCAGCTTTACTCACTTGTCCAAAAGTAACGGAATTTCCATCACTCAAAATGGTATTAAGAGAAATCACTTTTTCTCTTGTAGTGCCATACACAATGGAAGTTGTCCCAGATGAATTATTGCCAACCATTCCACCGATCATGGCTCGATTGGCTGTAGAGGTAATCGGACTAAAAAATAACCCATGTGGTTTTAAGAACCTATTGAGCTCGTCTCTAACCACACCTGGCTGTACGCTAACCCACTTTTCTTCTTTATTAAATTCAAGAATCTTGGTAAAAGACTTGGAAACATCGACCACAATTCCATTCCCTACGCACTGTCCAGCTAAGGAAGTGCCCGCTGTACGTGGAATCAATGATGTTTGATGTTTTTTTGCAAAAGCAATCAACTTTTTGATGTCTGTATCATTTTTTGGAAAAGCGACAGCTAATGGAATCTCCCTGTAAACAGAAGCATCAGTGGCATAAAGTGTCTTTGTGAGTGTATCATATTTCAACTCCCCATCTAATTGAGAAGATAAACTCTGCAAAAAAGGCAATAGGTTAGGTTTAGATATAGGCATGTTCCAAAAATAACTAATCGAAGGTTTCCAAACTCTATTTTTTATCGGGAATATTTTCTAAAATCTTCTTTAATCAAAACATATTATGCAAGAGAGTAAAAAATCGAAAGAAGCATTTTCCCACTAAAACTGTCACAGATAATTTGTTCAATTTGAGAATCCCAATTACATTGGGTATATTGAGGTTGATAAACCCGAGAAATTATGGCAGGAATGACAGGATTTGATATGATTAATTCCACGAAGAATAATAGAAACCTCCGAAGTGGAAGAACTAAGATTTCTGATAATCCTTATAATCAAGGCAAAGAAAATCCTGCTTCCAGAGATCCTAAAAATTATTCAGAAATGATTAATGAAAGATTTGATCGAAGAGATCAAAGAAATCAATGTTCAGTCATCATTTTTGTTGTATTAAGCCTTCTGATGGGAATCTTTTTTTATTATTTGATGGTAGCTTAATTAATTCACTTCAATACACTCCAATTTTTTAAATTCCATGTTTATCTTTCTGAAAATTTTGGATTAATAATGTTTTTCTACCTCTCCCAATTCTTAAGTATTTTAGTAATGCCATTGAGCATTTGCTTGATTCTGATCATTTATGGATTTTTTCGAATGAAGAATAAAAAAGGAAATCGCATTTTAATTGCTGGTATCATTCTTTTAGTTTTCTTCAGTAACAAATTCATCAGCAATAGAGTAATGAACGCTTGGGAACCTGATTTTAAAGCAATTTCTTCCTTGCCTATTTATGAAATCGGAATAGTACTTACAGGTGTGACCAATTTGGACAAAAACACCAACGACAGAACGTTTTTCAACAAAGGAGCAGACCGAGCGACGCATGCAATGCAGCTTTATAAACTAGGCAAAATCAAGAAAATCCTCATCACAGGTGGTCAGGGGCTCAATCCTACCAATTCCAATACGGAAGCTGCACTTTTGAGAGACTTTATGCTTATTGCTGGCGTCGATGAAGGAGATATTATTTTAGAAGATCAGGCTAAAAACACATTTCAAAATGCTGTTTTCACAAAAGAAATATTGGATAACTTGGGCTATTCTGAAACTCAAAAACATCTTTTGATTACCTCTGCATTTCACATGTACCGATCAAAAGGTTGTTTTGATAAAGCCGAATTAATTACTGATACATATCCAGTTGACTACTATGGATATGATAATAAATTTGACCTTTCAAATTTGTTGTATCCCGATCCAAATTCGATCTTTATTTGGCAAAAACTTTTCAAAGAATGGATCGGAATTATGATGTATAAGATAGTTGGATATCTTTAAATTAAACTTACTCATCCAATTTTTATCTCTTCTTTTGATTCTCCACCTTCGATTTCTTCTACTAATTCAGCGTACCAATCTTCTCCAAATTTTCTGATTAAAGCATCTTTGAGGAATTTGTAAATCGGCACTCCAAGTTTAGAACCCAAAACGCAAGCCGCACTGCAAATATCCCAGCGATCATAATTTAATGCTTCGAAATCATCATACTTTTTTACTCTAATGGGATAGAGATGACAGGAAATCGGCTTTTTGTAAGCGATCTTACCATCAAGGTAAGCTTGTTCAATACCACATTTTAAAATTCCTTTTTCATCATAAAGCGCGTAGGCACATTCTCTATTGTCTCCAATGGTAGGTGTTCCTTTGTCTCCATCTTTATCGATGACCCAAGTTCCTTGTCTTTCAACAGCATCTCTTCCTTCTTGGGTAATGTAATCTTTAACTATTGGATAGATTTCTTCAATAATTTGGGTCTCCTCATCTTCAAGTGGGGCTCCGGCGTCTCCTTCTACGCAGCATGCTCCTTTGCATTTTTCCAAATCACAAACAAAAAATTGCTCTTTTATATCATCGCTTATTACAGCGTTGCCAACTAATATCATGCTTTATAATTTCTTTGATCGCAAAGCTACAAAAAAGCTTCTCTTTACCTCGATAAAAGGTTTGGATAATTATTCCTACACTTTTTCAAAGATGTTCATTTACTTAGAAAAAGCAATAACAAAAAAACCGGGCTGCAAACCCGGTTTTTTTTATTAGTTAATAGCACTGATATTTCCAGTCATTGCCGCATGCCTACCACATTGGTAAGGAGCAATTTGGGCGGCCATTTCGGCAGTCAAAGTAAATGTGATGCCAGTATCCGTTGCTATGAAATTTACAGCTGAATTACTTTCGAAAGTTCCGACCACATCATTTTGTGCCAATAGCGTCGTATTTCCTATTCCTCTGATCGTAAATGGATGGGGAAGTCCAGCCAAGTTTATAATCTGATAGCGTGATCCGATTTTGAGCGTTAATGCAGCATTATCCATATTTAAAGTAGAAGTTGCACCGCTACCCTCAATTGATGTAAAGATATAAGCCGATGTTCCAACATTATTTGCAGTGATCGTTGCAGAAATTGCGTTAGGGTCAGGAATTTCATCTTCTTTTGAGCAGCCTAGGGTAATCGTGAATAGAAATAATCCTGTGATAAATACTTTGATTGTCTGTTTCATAAAATTTGATTTATACAGACAGATACGACAAAAATATGACGATTGGATCAAAAAAAGAACCGTCCCGATTTCTCGGAACGGCTCAACCCAGCACTATGAAGAAAAGCTATTTAAAGCCTTACTGACAATGAAACATGGATGTGATAAGAATGTTTTAAACTCTGGAAAAATATTTAACTTTTTTTCTTAAAATTTAAACTCATAGCCCGCAGTGATAAATCTAGGAATACCTACTTTTATGCCTTGAGGCCTTCGTGTAGCGATATAGCGTTCATCTGATAGGTTTTTAATACTTAAATTAAATCTAGAATTCCATCTTTCTACATCATAACTCAGCATTGCATCAAATATCGTGTAAGCATCAATTTTACCAATTCTACCATCTAAGGACGGAACAACAGTATTTAATTCATCTCCAAACTGCTCTCCTACATAATTCATGGATAATCTTGCACCGAAACCAGATTCAGTTTCCAAAGTCAAAGCTGAATTCACAAACCAGTTTGGCGCATAGGGAGTTCTATTTCCATTAATATTGACATCATCTACAAATCTATCTGCAGCATATGTTGACAATGCATATGTTGCATTCACATCGTAAGTTAATTTAGTTTTTGAAAATCCAAGTAGATTGCTAAAATCAAAAATGAGTGCAGATTCCACCCCTCTGTGTCTCGTAGCACCTGCATTGACTACACCAAAACCAAGTCCTCCTGCAGATTCTGATACAGGTATAATTTGATTGCTAAAATCCATAAAAAATCCAGTCATTTCCATAAATGCCCAACTAGACAATTCTGATCTGAAACCTAATTCATAATTCCAGCTTTCTTCTGCATTTAAATCTAAAACATCACCTGTGGAAGTGATAGCATCTTTCGTTCTTGGAGGAGCATATCCTTTGTGAATGCCTCCAAAGAAATTAAGCTTCTGAATCGGTCTATAATTGAATCCCATTCCAGGGATGATTTCATGGATCACATTTCCAGCAACCAAGGCTGTATCTCTCACTCCTATCCCTGCAAAACTTCTCCTTCTAATATCTCTTTCATAGTTGAAGTTTTCATATCTGACACCAATATTGAAATCAATTTTTTCTGAAAGTGAAAATTTATTTTGAGCATAGGCTGAAAAAGCATTCCCTGTTCTCACTTCATCTTCTACAAGATCCCCACTTTTTACACCCGCTTTTGTCCCGTTTACTCTTTGTTCATTGGCTTGCTCCCAAAGCAATCTGGTTCCAACAGTAAGTTCATTTTTCAGATTGAATAAGTTATGATCAACTTCTAACCTTGGCTCAATCCCTCCAACTGCAAATTGTCTATTTCTATTTCCAGTACCATCCCTCATAAAAATAGCTCCTCCAGGGATATCTCTGTCTCCCCAAACTACTCCAGTCCAATTTGAAGGAGGCGTATTTGTACTGTTAATTGTAAAATCTTGTCTATTCCAATTTCTTGTTGTTGTGTAAGCATATGCAATGGTATTCAATCTCACCTTTTCACTAAATCTATATTTATGGCTGAAACTGATAGAATATCTAGAAACATCAAGCTGATCATCGGGAGCAAGTCTCGTAAAATCCTGTCCACCTTGATCATACATGACTTGATTCAAACCAATATATGTGGAATTCGAAACTTCATTGTACAATCCTAATTTCAAACCTAGCTCAGATTTGTCATTGATATTGAATAAAAATTTGGTATTGAAATCAGTAATATCAAAACTTGTTGGGCCAACATTATCCGCTCTCTTTTTCAAAAGATTGACTTGCATACCTGTATTCCCGAAGGTATTGCCATAATTAACCAAACCAGAAAAATACCCACCTTGACCTCCTTGAATTCTTATAGAGCCTTCTTGCTCTTGTGGGGGATTTGGAGAAATATAATTCACTACTCCTCCAATGGTCTGAGGACCATACAGAATCTGACCTGATCCTTTCAAAATCTCAACACCAGCCATTCTATCTATAGCTGGAGTATAATACATTTCAGGCTCTCCATAAGGTGCAAGCGCTACTGGAACACCATCTTCAAGAACCAAAACTGATCTACTTCTATCTGGATCTAATCCTCTAATCCCAATATTGACACGCATACCAATACCTTCTTCATCTACCACATGTACACCAGGAGATCTTCTTAACACTTCATTTCCACTGATTGGAGAAATTGTATTCAATTCTCTTTGATCAATATAAGTAACAGAACCAGGCACTTTACTAAAAACCCGATCCTTGTCTGCTATAACTGTTATTTGCGGCATCTCCACGCCGGTTTCCATAAAAACCAAATCCAATTGATTGATTTGACCTTCTTTTACATTCACCTCTTTTGTAAATGTTTTAAAACCTACAGCCGAAACTTTTATGGTATATTCTCCATCTTCTAGATCGTATATTGCAAAAGTTCCATCCAGATTTGAATAGGCTCCTTTTACAGTACCCATGACCAAAATATTTGCAAAAGGAATTATCTCTCCATCTAAAGATTTTATTTTCCCTGTTATTACCAAAGATTTTTCATCACCATTATTTACTGCTGCTTGTAAATCTGCTGTTCCTAAAAACATTCCAATCAAGCATGTCAAAGCAATTAATTTTAATTTCATAGATAATTTTTGACTATTCTTATTTAGATTTAGTATAATTAATGATGCAAAAGTATTCTCTATTTAAACTTGATCCAAATAAGCTTTAATAATTTTTCATACTTTTTACCTATCTGTCTTTTCAAGAAATAGAAAAAATCAATTAGACGTGAATTTTAAAATACGAACCCAAAATGAAATCAGATTTAATCAAAATTTATAATAAACACTACTTCTTCTTGATGTTTGATTTCCTATAACTCTATGTGGTAGTCTAAATAAATTAAAGAGGTTTTACATAATTAACATCGCTTTAGGTAGAGCAAAAAACTTCTTATGGGCATACAGGAAATAAATTTTCTTTGCAGTAATCAATTTTAAAGGACATATACATCTAATTATAATAAGCAAAGAGTGAAATAAAATTCTTTTATTTGCGAAGTGCAAGCTGGCTTGTCGCTGTTTCGTCTGACGAAAGAGAGGAAAGTCCGGGCAACATAGAGCGCCATACTTCCTAACGGGAAGGGGTCAAGTTGGTGACGACTTGGCTACAGATAGTGCCACAGAAAATATACCGCCCCGATCTTGATCGGAGTAAGGGTGAAATGGTGGGGTAAGAGCCCACCGTCCCAATGGCGACATTGGGAGCAGGGCAAACCTTATGGGTTGAAAGACCAAATAGGTCCCGCACCAGATTCAATTCTGGAAAAGGCTGCTCGTCTTTCTGCGGGATGGGTAGGTTGATTGAGTCTGTTCGCGAGGGCAGATCTAGATAAATGACAAGCATTCTTATTGCAAAGCAAAAAGAACACAGAACCCGGCTTATAGGCTTGCACTCTTTTTACATCAAATCTTAAATCTACGATATGGCAAAAATTCTAATTATTGACGATGAAAAGGTCATCCGGGCCACTTTGAAAGAAATTTTAGAATACGAAAAATATGAAATCTCCGAAGCTCAGGACGGAGAAGAAGGATGGAGAAAAATCCAAGAAGAAGATTTTGATCTCGTCCTATGTGACATCAAAATGCCTAAAATGGATGGAATGGAAGTATTAGAAAAAGCCTCCACTTTAGAAAAGCAACCGCAGTTCATTATGATTTCTGCCCATGGGTCCATTGAGACAGCCGTAGAAGCTACTAAAAAAGGAGCTTTTGATTTTGTTCCAAAACCACCTGACCTCAATAGACTTTTGCTTACAGTAAGAAATGCTTTGGATAAAAAGGAGCTTGTAACTGAAACCAAAACACTTAAGAAAAAGCTATCTAAAAAGCTAGATATGGTGGGTGAGTCTGAACCAATCAAGCGAGTAAAAGATACCATTGAAAAAGTAGCTCCGACTGATGCAAGAGTCCTGATTACAGGGCCAAATGGTACAGGAAAGGAACTTGTTGCACATTGGTTGCATCAAAAAAGCAATAGGTCAACAGCACCTTTCATTGCGGTAAACTGCGCAGCAATACCAGCTGAATTAATAGAAAGTGAATTGTTTGGTCATGAAAAAGGTGCTTTTACATCTGCTGTCAAGCAAAGACAAGGTAAATTTGAGCAAGCAGACGGTGGTACTTTGTTTTTAGATGAAATCGGAGATATGAGTTTATCTGCACAAGCGAAAGTATTGAGAGCACTGCAAGAGCATAAAGTATCTCGTGTAGGAGGCGATAAAGATATTAAGGTTGATGTTAGAGTATTGGCTGCTACAAATAAAGATTTGAAGAAGGAAATTGAAGAGGGGAAATTTAGAGAAGATCTTTATCACAGGTTGAGCGTCATCCTAATTCAAGTTCCCCCTTTGAAAGACAGGCAAGAAGACATTCCTTTATTAGTAGATAGATTCTTGGAGGACATTTCAAAAGAATATGGAACAGCCAAGAAGGAAATTGATAAAAATGCACTCTCAAAACTCAAAGAATATCCCTGGACTGGAAATATTAGAGAATTGAGAAATGTTGTGGAAAGATTGGTGATTTTGGGAGAAAAAACGATTTGTCTCGAAGACATAAAAAAATATGCTGACTTTCAATAGTCAGCATATTTTTTAACCTCTAATTTCTTTTGCGTCAAGAGCTTTGGCATAAGCTGGGCATGGTCTACTTGAAGCACAAGAACTTAATGCCAAAATTCCCACCGCCATGATAGCAACGATTAACCTTTTCATAGATTTATTTTTTAATAGAAATCAAATATGTTTTATTTTTTGAGCAATACAAAATTAAATGACCATTAAGTTACATCCTCTGACATCACTATTGTCAAATCGACCTAATATTTCTAGTTCGCCTGCTTTATCAAATCTCCCCAAATCCTGTGTTTCTAGAAAAGCACAAGAGTGAAAATTAGCTAAATCAATAATATTTATTCCACCTTGACTTCTTTCAGCCCAAGTATATGGATCATTGACATCTCTAAGCATAACGTGCATTGTATCAGGCAAAGTATATTTACCATTCCCAACAGAATAAGCTTGCGACATCAATTCTGTCATACCATATTCAGAGTGAATTTCTTTCTGATGAAAAGCAATTTTTAAAATTTCATGAACCTCTTCGCGAATCATTTCCTTCCTTCTACCTTTCATCCCTCCAGTTTCCATCACGATTAAATTATCCATTTTGGGAAAATCAAAACTACTTTCAGCAAGGTCTAATAGCGCAAAAGTGACCCCAAGAAGGAGCACTTTTTTATCGTCATTTTTTAAAACCTGAAGTCTTTCTATCAATTCATCATGATTGTAAAGATATGTGCCCGAGTAAATTGACTTGGATTGTTGGATAAAATATTCCGCCATGCTGACTAAAGAACTTCCTGGACGTTCCATATAAGCAGGCAAAAGTGCCAAAATATGGAAATTTGAAATATCCCCATATACTTTTTCAAACTGATTCAGCGTATGTCTTAAATAAAATTCTTTTGACCAAATATAATGTTTGCTAGTAATTGCTCCGCTTGTGCCACTACTTGAATAATAATCTTTAAATACTGCAGATCCACCCGTTACAACTTGATGATCTTTAAAAAATCTAAGTGGTAAAAATGGTATTTTTTCTATTCTATTGATTTGGTTAACATCAATTTTTCTCGCTTCTAAGTACCTTTTATAAATTTTATTTTCCACCGCTTGGAATTTAAAAAGCTCTAAAGCCATTTTTTCAAAATTTTTTATCCTTGAATAAAGGATATCTTCAGAAAAACTTTTGAAATAATTCATCGTTTTATAATTTGTCTTGTCAAAATTAAGCAATTTTACAAGAGTAGAATCCTAATCAATAAATCCTAGGCATGGACAGCATCAAACACCTGATTTACACCTTACTTTTTA is drawn from Belliella baltica DSM 15883 and contains these coding sequences:
- a CDS encoding YdcF family protein yields the protein MFFYLSQFLSILVMPLSICLILIIYGFFRMKNKKGNRILIAGIILLVFFSNKFISNRVMNAWEPDFKAISSLPIYEIGIVLTGVTNLDKNTNDRTFFNKGADRATHAMQLYKLGKIKKILITGGQGLNPTNSNTEAALLRDFMLIAGVDEGDIILEDQAKNTFQNAVFTKEILDNLGYSETQKHLLITSAFHMYRSKGCFDKAELITDTYPVDYYGYDNKFDLSNLLYPDPNSIFIWQKLFKEWIGIMMYKIVGYL
- a CDS encoding FAD-binding and (Fe-S)-binding domain-containing protein; protein product: MPISKPNLLPFLQSLSSQLDGELKYDTLTKTLYATDASVYREIPLAVAFPKNDTDIKKLIAFAKKHQTSLIPRTAGTSLAGQCVGNGIVVDVSKSFTKILEFNKEEKWVSVQPGVVRDELNRFLKPHGLFFSPITSTANRAMIGGMVGNNSSGTTSIVYGTTREKVISLNTILSDGNSVTFGQVSKAEFQQKCQLDSLEGKIYQQIKEELSKRETQKEINDNFPKKSIHRRNTGYAVDYLLDSEIFSENGDPFNFCKLLAGSEGTLAFTTEIKISLDPLPDPIEVVVAAHFNSIHESMKAAQVAMKHPATAVELMDKIILDCTKESIEYSKNRYFVEGDPLALLMVEFTGKTEEEARLKAEKLILDLQKAALGYAFPVIEPSMTKSAWALRSAGLGLLANIPGDAKAVACIEDTAVDIEDLANYIDEFDKMMESYGQQPVHYAHAGAGEIHLRPILDLKKKSDQEEFYKISLDVAKLVKKYNGSLSGEHGDGRVRAPFIPLMVGEENYQLFRRIKYTWDPDNIFNPGKIVDTAPMNTSLRYEADVETPILKTLLNFDQTGGILRLAEKCNGSGDCRKLPESGGTMCPSYQATRNEKDTTRGRANVLREFLTLDKKENAFDHSEIKEALDLCLSCKGCTAECPSNVDMSSMKAEFQYQYHKTHGTPLRSKAFAHINELNELGSKVSGLANFGLTNSWTSGLMKTILGVAPKRQLPKISNQSLRNWYNKNYENLPKPKKVIKSLYLFIDEFTNHNDTEIGIVAIKLLNKLGYDVKVVDHDESGRSALSKGLLEKARKHADRNVDVFQNIIDGNSLLVGIEPSAILSFRDEYPKLVSEEFVEGAKKLKFHTLLIDEFIGREIASGNIKSESFTKESKKIKLHGHCHQKAMSSLSWTQKLLSLPENYQVEVIPSGCCGMAGSFGYESEHYDLSMQIGEMVLFPAVREASLETQIVAPGTSCRHQIADGTSRRAKHPVEVLWEALI
- a CDS encoding DUF3109 family protein, with the translated sequence MILVGNAVISDDIKEQFFVCDLEKCKGACCVEGDAGAPLEDEETQIIEEIYPIVKDYITQEGRDAVERQGTWVIDKDGDKGTPTIGDNRECAYALYDEKGILKCGIEQAYLDGKIAYKKPISCHLYPIRVKKYDDFEALNYDRWDICSAACVLGSKLGVPIYKFLKDALIRKFGEDWYAELVEEIEGGESKEEIKIG
- a CDS encoding UvrD-helicase domain-containing protein; translated protein: MADRPFIIYKSSAGSGKTYTLTMEYLKLALKNPENFRSILAVTFTNKATQEMKERIIKELKRLKIDVKPNEKMDSEIMAALGLSVEELQLRASQTLTAILHDFSRFSVNTIDSFFQKVVRAFAREMDLNAKFEVELDQDAVLEKVVDRVVMQVMDDEFLHKWLVDYAVEQIQNGKSWDIRKNIKELGRQIFQEDFKKYAPEIREFLKDKNNITELQSYIKERKTNILKIALELKNQATQIRIANGLDWTDFAGSSRSFALKFDQLGDRKYPIPSLSDLQQDLAFGEDGWFSKTSKSKDAIIASYHQGLGQILGQFRPLEIKWNTLEVIGKNIYVFGIFRNMLEELITLKDEENMLLISDANEFLKEITKENDAPFIYEKVGNQYKNYLIDEFQDTSGFQWASFKPLLENSLAQGHTNLLVGDVKQSIYRWRGGEMKLLLERVEEEMGKGNVQNNNLDTNFRSLPNIINFNNSIFKSLSKSFEETLSSSYGADDRGIISKAYQDVKQRISERKATSEFKGKVQISFLEEDKELEDDGKFDALALSKLPQMVTELQDKGYELKDIAFLVRRKSEGEAIADTLMTYGAENVDTRYSFDVLSDESMFLFKAASVKALVAGLKYLNNPEDQVQFKTMWYYRSVLASKEVNHELFALDKIPEHMKQKVNKFVKNEMLLLQLPLIEAVEELIEILDLQSFGLERAYISGFKEAIYDFTTNNRADLSGFLAWWDENQSKRTVKIPDGHNAMRILTIHKSKGLQFKVVIMPFLKWDIFDTRKSNVVWAPFEDREKQLEAIIPLTMNSTLAKSDFADIYAEEAVMAYLDSLNMIYVALTRAEDVFLGIAPFKEKITSQNYLQAQLQQVLTQSKDDEGGLCLSDFYDSETKVFEFGDWPKGIEREILEKKLSDLRWSYQNWTQLLKVKKYAVDFSAEGLDQRKTQNFGLMVHEILEISKSKEDTKLNLASFYYEGRLTLEEKDEVEKQLDVLFSNSLFASWFEVDGVLLAEQGILLPGGKMKRPDRIILKQDHAMVVDFKTGEPYEKHKEQVSEYMDLVAQLTGKPASGYLCYLENGEIISVIND